GGACGATGTCCTGCGCGAGCAGGCCAGGGCATATACGAAAGCCAGGGGAGTGGAAATCAATTTCGAGTTTATCAACCAGACCGACCTCCCCACCAAGACCGCTGCTGCTGTCGAAAGCGGTGCAGGACCGGACATAATCACCCTGTGGAGCGACGGTCCGCATCTCCACGCCCATGCTCTGATAGATGTGAGCGATGTAAGCGACGGTCTCGGCAAGGAACTCAAAGGGTGGACTCACATCGCTCAGGATATCGCCATGGTAAAGGGAACCTGGAGGGCGGTACCCTGGGGGATCATCCCGATCTCCATCGTCTACCGGACAGACTGGCTAAAGGAAGTCGGCTACGACAGGTTTCCCGACACCTATGAGGAGATGCTGGTGATGGGCAAGAAGCTCAACGACAAGGGCCACCCTGTCGGGTTCGCCCTAGGCCGCTCCATAGGCGATGGGAACCAGTCCCACTACCCGATGCTCTGGGCCTTTGGAGGCAAAGAGTGCGAAGCAGACGGGAAGACCGTGGCCATCAGGTCGCCTGAAACGGCCAATGTCGTGGATTACCGTCGCAAGCTCCACCGTGCGGCCGAGATTGCGGAGGTATTTTCCTGGGACGACTC
This sequence is a window from Deltaproteobacteria bacterium. Protein-coding genes within it:
- a CDS encoding extracellular solute-binding protein — translated: MERRKKTERKRAIRTGAGRAISRRRFLGAAAGATAALSMGTFLRSGLGATRVNILTWSNTLKAMDDVLREQARAYTKARGVEINFEFINQTDLPTKTAAAVESGAGPDIITLWSDGPHLHAHALIDVSDVSDGLGKELKGWTHIAQDIAMVKGTWRAVPWGIIPISIVYRTDWLKEVGYDRFPDTYEEMLVMGKKLNDKGHPVGFALGRSIGDGNQSHYPMLWAFGGKECEADGKTVAIRSPETANVVDYRRKLHRAAEIAEVFSWDDS